A stretch of the Candidatus Thermoplasmatota archaeon genome encodes the following:
- a CDS encoding VTT domain-containing protein translates to MTDAPATSAAEAARTLVPRGPVPDVAVRSSVERGRSTVPGIQQTPFMWPDLDGGPPPRRRGRGEGAYAIYHDTEIGNDHRVTYMTVISVDPGPDADHVRDDTIHVDARLMVEKRLFLELIDRERAFTDRVTSKWRAGLAKNLAMQRTAVGHLHLAWVIAVLAAVIRFEARVGHALINVFRGVMRGAVGLPDALATRIQRAQGHLGTRLGRRLLRKGIFEPVVLNTAEKGVMFFLALATLGAIVLFLNTLVTLLTPENAGAYRNLLTDASLMFLGVLWLPYIVEPAIALRAANDGPVAALAGHLIGKAIGVWLLYFVGESLYETVKKATKGRPRVAKAVAWSQANADKHGFALLFLLNSLPLMPDLLLYVFALSGMRYKTYMGGIMAGTLVKFGAIVIGVEMVGPDKVTAFFADPFGAF, encoded by the coding sequence ATGACCGACGCGCCCGCGACGTCGGCCGCGGAGGCGGCGCGCACCCTCGTGCCGCGCGGTCCGGTGCCCGACGTCGCGGTGCGCTCGAGTGTCGAGCGCGGCCGCTCCACGGTGCCCGGCATCCAGCAGACGCCGTTCATGTGGCCCGACCTCGACGGAGGACCCCCGCCGCGTCGACGGGGACGGGGCGAAGGGGCTTACGCGATCTACCACGACACGGAGATCGGCAACGACCACCGCGTCACCTACATGACCGTGATCAGCGTGGACCCCGGCCCGGACGCGGACCACGTCCGCGACGACACGATCCACGTCGACGCGCGCCTCATGGTCGAGAAGCGGCTTTTCCTCGAACTCATCGACCGCGAGCGCGCGTTCACCGACCGCGTGACCTCGAAATGGCGCGCGGGGCTCGCGAAGAACCTCGCGATGCAGCGCACCGCCGTCGGCCACCTGCATCTCGCCTGGGTCATCGCCGTCCTCGCGGCCGTCATCCGGTTCGAGGCCCGCGTCGGCCACGCGCTCATCAACGTGTTCCGCGGCGTCATGCGCGGCGCCGTCGGGCTCCCGGACGCGCTCGCGACGCGCATCCAGCGCGCGCAGGGCCACCTCGGTACGCGGCTCGGCCGTCGCCTCCTCAGGAAGGGCATCTTCGAGCCCGTCGTGCTGAACACGGCCGAGAAGGGCGTCATGTTCTTCCTCGCGCTCGCGACGCTCGGCGCCATCGTCCTCTTCCTGAACACGCTCGTGACGCTCCTGACGCCCGAGAACGCGGGCGCCTACCGCAACCTGCTCACGGATGCGAGCCTCATGTTCCTCGGCGTGCTCTGGCTCCCCTACATCGTCGAGCCGGCGATCGCGCTCCGGGCCGCGAACGATGGCCCCGTGGCCGCCCTCGCGGGGCACCTCATCGGAAAGGCCATCGGCGTGTGGCTCCTCTATTTCGTCGGCGAATCGCTCTACGAGACCGTGAAGAAGGCCACGAAGGGGCGTCCGCGCGTCGCGAAGGCCGTTGCCTGGTCGCAGGCCAACGCCGACAAGCACGGCTTCGCCCTGCTCTTCCTCCTCAATTCGCTCCCGCTCATGCCCGACCTCCTCCTCTACGTCTTCGCCCTTTCGGGCATGCGGTACAAGACGTACATGGGCGGCATCATGGCGGGCACCCTCGTCAAGTTCGGCGCCATCGTGATCGGCGTCGAGATGGTGGGGCCCGACAAGGTCACGGCCTTCTTCGCGGACCCGTTCGGCGCCTTCTGA
- a CDS encoding transketolase, producing the protein MTVSEERLLELEEIALKVRKLVIEQVYHAGSGHPGGSLSSTDVLTALYWEVMRHDPQNPKWDRRDRLVMSKGHCCPALYACLALHGYFPMEDLKTLRKIDSHLQGHPDMKKTPGVEFNGGSEGQGLSGAVGMALASKLDGTKHRVYCIVGDGECQAGMIWEAAASASHFRLDNLVAVLDRNGLQIDGPTEEIMSIEPIAERWRAFGWYVIEVNGHDLKEILEALEKARRVTGKPTMVIAHTVKGKGVSYMEGTLSFHGKAPSQDEYVKAMTELDLAGKRLADRKAAAAPAGVA; encoded by the coding sequence GTGACGGTCAGCGAGGAGCGCCTCCTCGAACTCGAGGAGATCGCGCTCAAGGTACGGAAGCTCGTCATCGAACAGGTCTATCACGCGGGATCCGGCCACCCGGGCGGGTCCTTGTCGTCGACGGACGTCCTCACGGCGCTCTACTGGGAGGTCATGCGCCACGATCCGCAGAACCCGAAGTGGGACCGTCGCGACCGGCTCGTCATGAGCAAGGGCCACTGCTGCCCGGCGCTCTACGCGTGTCTCGCGCTCCACGGCTACTTCCCGATGGAGGACCTCAAGACGCTCCGCAAGATCGATTCCCACCTGCAGGGCCACCCCGACATGAAGAAGACGCCCGGCGTGGAGTTCAACGGCGGAAGCGAGGGACAAGGGCTCTCCGGCGCCGTCGGCATGGCGCTCGCCTCGAAGCTCGACGGAACGAAGCACCGCGTGTACTGCATCGTCGGCGACGGCGAATGCCAGGCCGGCATGATCTGGGAGGCGGCCGCGAGCGCGAGCCACTTCCGGCTCGACAACCTCGTCGCGGTCCTCGACCGGAACGGTCTCCAGATCGACGGCCCGACGGAGGAGATCATGAGCATCGAGCCCATCGCCGAGCGCTGGCGCGCGTTCGGGTGGTACGTGATCGAGGTGAACGGCCACGACCTCAAGGAAATCCTCGAGGCGCTCGAGAAGGCGCGCCGCGTCACGGGCAAGCCCACGATGGTCATCGCGCACACGGTCAAGGGCAAGGGCGTCTCGTACATGGAAGGCACGCTCTCCTTCCACGGCAAGGCGCCGTCGCAGGACGAGTACGTGAAGGCCATGACCGAGCTCGACCTCGCAGGAAAGCGCCTTGCGGACCGCAAGGCCGCGGCGGCCCCGGCGGGGGTGGCGTGA
- a CDS encoding transketolase C-terminal domain-containing protein translates to MPLAPDVVPKMNLRDAYSHALAEVGRVNPKVVVLDADLALSTKTKRFGTLFPDRFFDVGIAELNLMGVAAGLAASGKIAFASTFATFAAGQPYNVIRQSIAYPNLNVKIVATHAGLSVGGDGATHQMLEDLSLMRGLPNFKVFVPADAPQMESIIKAIVEVEGPCYVRCGRDDSPILPEQRPVEVGKAIVLRPGADVTLVGCGTMVWETLKAADKLEAEGFDPRVILVHTIKPLDEETIVKAARETAGIVTAEEHSVYGGLGSAVAETVGEHHPCRVKRIGTTTFGESGDAKALMAKYGLTAKEIAAAAKEIVGKR, encoded by the coding sequence ATGCCGCTCGCGCCCGACGTCGTCCCGAAGATGAACCTGCGGGACGCCTACTCGCACGCGCTCGCGGAGGTCGGCCGCGTGAACCCGAAGGTCGTCGTCCTCGACGCGGACCTCGCGCTCTCGACGAAGACGAAGCGCTTCGGCACGCTCTTCCCCGACCGCTTCTTCGACGTCGGCATCGCGGAGCTCAACCTCATGGGCGTCGCGGCCGGCCTTGCGGCCTCCGGCAAGATCGCCTTCGCGAGCACGTTCGCGACGTTCGCGGCCGGCCAGCCGTACAACGTCATCCGCCAGAGCATCGCGTACCCGAATCTCAACGTGAAGATCGTCGCGACGCACGCGGGCCTCTCCGTCGGCGGCGACGGAGCGACGCACCAGATGCTCGAGGACCTGAGCCTCATGCGAGGGCTGCCGAACTTCAAGGTCTTCGTGCCCGCGGACGCTCCGCAGATGGAGTCGATCATCAAGGCGATCGTCGAGGTCGAGGGTCCGTGCTACGTGCGCTGCGGTCGCGACGACTCCCCGATCCTCCCCGAGCAGCGGCCGGTCGAGGTCGGCAAGGCCATCGTGCTCCGACCCGGGGCGGACGTCACGCTCGTGGGGTGCGGCACGATGGTCTGGGAGACGCTCAAGGCCGCCGACAAGCTCGAAGCGGAGGGGTTCGACCCGCGCGTCATCCTCGTGCACACGATCAAGCCGCTCGACGAGGAGACCATCGTGAAGGCCGCGCGCGAGACGGCGGGCATCGTGACCGCCGAGGAGCACTCGGTCTACGGCGGCCTCGGATCGGCCGTCGCGGAGACCGTCGGCGAGCACCACCCGTGCCGCGTGAAGCGCATCGGCACGACGACGTTCGGCGAGTCGGGCGACGCGAAGGCGCTCATGGCGAAGTACGGCCTCACGGCGAAGGAGATCGCCGCGGCCGCGAAGGAGATCGTCGGCAAGCGCTGA